A single genomic interval of uncultured Desulfobulbus sp. harbors:
- a CDS encoding IS1634 family transposase encodes MYLRTTKRKNKNGTVTEYLQLAHNERNPETNSTVARIIHSFGRADQLDREALVRLARSIARVCGVTIVDPAGSEEAQGGGLPDDLEILRTVELGTVLVIETLWERLGIGKALRSLLDKGKYAVAYDQALLAMTANRLCAPESKLGVWDRWLEQVHLPKCQGLKLRQMYEAMDFLHKHIDAVEEAVFFQTANLFNLSVDLIFYDTTTASFSIDYEDEADENDGLRQYGHSKEGTWTPQIVVALAVTREGLPVKSWIFPGNTADVSTIKRIRKDLRGWNLGRALFVADSGMNSSANREELARACGKYLLATRMASVAEIKKEVLSQPGRFTTFTDSLQAKEVVIGDGERRRRYILCFNPKEAERQRIHREEIVGMLEEELANHKDRNASTQWAVELLASKRYKRYLTTTEAGKIRLDRAAITEAKRYDGKWVLETNDDTISLEDAALGYKGLLVIERCFRSLKRTQIKMMPMYHWAARRIETHVKICVLALLIERVAERECGEPWSRIRRNLAKLQATEFQNDQHSFFQINSAPEACRELMKKLVTPLPTKIFGIKPLEK; translated from the coding sequence ATGTATCTGCGAACCACGAAACGAAAAAACAAGAACGGCACCGTTACCGAGTATCTCCAGCTCGCCCACAACGAGCGCAATCCGGAGACCAACTCCACCGTTGCCCGCATCATCCACAGCTTCGGACGCGCCGATCAGCTCGACCGTGAGGCCTTGGTGCGGCTCGCCCGATCTATAGCCAGAGTCTGCGGGGTAACCATTGTTGACCCCGCTGGTAGCGAGGAGGCTCAAGGTGGTGGACTGCCCGACGATCTTGAGATCCTGCGCACAGTGGAACTCGGCACAGTGCTGGTCATCGAAACCCTTTGGGAGCGGTTGGGTATCGGCAAAGCGCTGCGGTCTCTGCTGGACAAAGGCAAGTATGCCGTTGCCTACGATCAGGCCTTGCTGGCCATGACGGCGAATCGTCTCTGCGCACCGGAATCCAAGCTCGGGGTTTGGGACCGGTGGCTGGAGCAGGTCCATCTGCCCAAATGCCAAGGCCTGAAACTGCGTCAGATGTATGAGGCCATGGACTTTCTCCACAAGCATATTGATGCGGTGGAGGAGGCTGTCTTTTTCCAGACCGCTAATCTGTTCAACCTCTCGGTCGATCTGATTTTTTACGACACCACGACGGCTTCGTTCTCAATTGATTACGAGGACGAGGCTGATGAAAACGACGGTCTGCGTCAGTACGGCCACTCCAAGGAGGGCACGTGGACGCCGCAAATCGTGGTCGCCCTGGCGGTTACCCGGGAAGGGCTGCCGGTGAAAAGCTGGATTTTTCCCGGTAACACGGCGGATGTATCCACGATCAAACGCATCAGAAAGGACCTGCGAGGCTGGAACCTCGGTCGAGCGCTGTTCGTGGCCGACTCGGGTATGAACTCCTCCGCTAACCGAGAAGAACTTGCACGGGCCTGTGGCAAATACCTGCTCGCCACCCGCATGGCATCGGTGGCCGAAATCAAGAAAGAGGTCCTCTCGCAACCAGGTCGCTTCACCACCTTCACCGACAGCCTGCAAGCCAAGGAGGTTGTTATCGGCGATGGCGAGCGACGGCGGCGATACATCCTCTGCTTCAACCCAAAGGAAGCAGAGCGGCAACGAATACATCGAGAAGAGATCGTCGGCATGCTCGAAGAGGAGCTTGCCAACCATAAGGACCGTAATGCTTCTACCCAATGGGCAGTCGAACTGCTGGCCTCAAAACGATACAAGCGGTACCTGACAACAACCGAGGCCGGTAAAATTCGCCTGGACCGAGCAGCCATCACCGAGGCCAAACGCTACGACGGCAAGTGGGTGCTGGAAACCAACGATGACACCATCAGCCTTGAAGATGCGGCCCTTGGCTACAAAGGACTTTTGGTTATCGAGCGGTGTTTCCGCTCCCTCAAGCGTACCCAGATCAAAATGATGCCTATGTATCATTGGGCCGCACGGCGCATCGAAACGCATGTAAAAATCTGTGTTCTGGCGCTGCTCATAGAGCGCGTTGCGGAACGTGAGTGCGGGGAGCCCTGGTCCCGGATACGGCGCAACTTAGCCAAACTTCAAGCCACTGAGTTTCAAAACGACCAGCACAGTTTTTTTCAGATTAATTCAGCGCCGGAAGCCTGTCGTGAACTGATGAAAAAACTTGTAACTCCGCTACCGACCAAAATTTTTGGCATTAAGCCCCTTGAAAAATAA
- a CDS encoding XTP/dITP diphosphatase, translated as MENIIVLATSNKNKLKEMKDLLKDFPVEIKSLADFGPMPEAIEDGATFDENAYKKALHYAKVLGVPCLADDSGLVVDALEGRPGVYSARYSGPEATDWSNCEKLLGEMDGQTNRAAHFVCVLSLATPAGPALTWEAQCDGELLNERRGESGFGYDPLFFFPSLGKTFAELSMEEKSTVSHRGKALAEFAAEFAKVQVWLRQRMAEIKPPKPDHSEFEHNDWSQDRM; from the coding sequence ATGGAGAACATCATTGTGCTGGCCACCAGCAACAAGAATAAACTCAAGGAAATGAAGGACCTGCTCAAGGACTTCCCCGTAGAAATCAAATCGCTGGCTGATTTCGGCCCCATGCCCGAGGCAATTGAAGACGGAGCCACCTTTGACGAAAATGCCTACAAAAAGGCGCTGCATTACGCCAAGGTTTTGGGTGTGCCCTGTCTGGCCGATGACTCCGGCCTGGTGGTCGATGCCCTGGAGGGCCGCCCTGGGGTGTATTCCGCCCGTTATTCCGGCCCGGAGGCCACGGATTGGTCCAACTGCGAGAAACTATTGGGGGAAATGGACGGGCAGACCAACCGTGCGGCGCACTTTGTCTGCGTGCTCTCCCTGGCGACCCCGGCCGGTCCTGCCCTGACCTGGGAGGCCCAGTGCGATGGCGAACTGCTCAACGAACGGCGTGGTGAGTCCGGCTTTGGTTATGATCCGCTCTTTTTCTTCCCGTCCTTGGGCAAGACCTTTGCCGAGCTCTCCATGGAGGAGAAGAGCACGGTCAGCCACCGCGGCAAGGCATTGGCCGAGTTTGCGGCCGAGTTTGCCAAGGTCCAGGTCTGGCTCCGCCAACGCATGGCCGAGATCAAGCCGCCCAAACCCGATCACAGCGAGTTTGAACACAACGACTGGTCGCAGGATCGGATGTAA
- a CDS encoding epoxyqueuosine reductase QueH has protein sequence MRVLLHLCCGPCTVYPLARLRESGHEVSGFFFNPNIHPYKEFRRRIDAVKQLAEALDFPVEIDGEYGLTDYLRQVVFHEKERCPICYEMRLQRTVEEAVAGGFEGFTTTLLYSKYQNHRLLIDRCEHLAAEHGLQFVYEDFRLGWQEGIDESIRLGLYRQPYCGCIYSEQERYDKRLQKRMQAARQTV, from the coding sequence ATGCGGGTCTTGTTGCACCTCTGCTGCGGACCGTGCACGGTCTATCCGTTGGCGCGGCTACGGGAATCGGGGCATGAGGTATCGGGATTCTTTTTCAATCCCAATATCCATCCCTACAAGGAGTTCCGTCGCCGGATCGATGCGGTCAAGCAGTTGGCCGAAGCCCTCGATTTCCCGGTTGAGATCGATGGAGAGTACGGTCTGACCGACTATCTCCGGCAGGTGGTCTTTCATGAAAAGGAACGCTGCCCGATCTGTTACGAGATGCGTTTGCAGCGAACGGTGGAGGAGGCGGTAGCCGGCGGTTTTGAGGGATTCACCACCACGCTTTTGTACTCCAAATACCAGAACCACCGGCTGTTGATCGATCGCTGTGAGCATCTGGCGGCTGAACATGGACTGCAATTTGTTTACGAGGATTTTCGCCTGGGCTGGCAGGAAGGCATCGATGAGTCCATTCGTTTGGGGCTCTACCGTCAACCCTACTGCGGTTGTATCTACAGCGAACAGGAACGCTACGACAAGCGGCTGCAAAAACGCATGCAAGCGGCTAGGCAAACCGTTTAA
- a CDS encoding sigma 54-interacting transcriptional regulator produces MKANKASSITPQDQEFINLTCLYEITRHLASAISLQDCLEKIVNTLADHKDMDNGTVTIINPATGELEIEVAHGITAEAKRRGRYKLGEGITGKVVATGEPIIVPQIGEEPLFLNRTRTRGDERKKKSSFLCVPILASQQSVGALSIDREYNEGFGVQSENDLRFLTVVSGLISETVQRIQRVNEEKEALRQENSKLRRELSAKNRIEEIIGNSSRMQEVFDMVHRVADSNATVLLRGESGTGKTLVAKALHHNSSRADGPFVVVNCSALPETLLESELFGHEKGAFTGATEAKKGRFEMAEGGTLFLDEIGEISPAVQVKLLNVIQERTFQRLGSTKTIKTDIRLVAATNRDLEKAVKEMVFREDLYYRLNVFPVYLPPLRERRTDILLLAEYFLEKYSKENNKDIKRITTPAIDLLVQYHWPGNVRELQNCMERAVLICDGNAIKSIHLPPSLQSAESIHSSKPLSLATAVENFERELIIEALKKNNGNQTKAAKSLETSLRIINYKIHSYGIEPKHFKVK; encoded by the coding sequence ATGAAAGCAAACAAGGCCTCATCCATCACCCCACAGGATCAGGAGTTCATTAATCTGACCTGTCTGTACGAAATTACCCGTCATCTGGCATCGGCGATCAGCCTGCAGGACTGCCTGGAAAAAATTGTCAACACCCTGGCAGACCATAAAGATATGGATAACGGAACGGTGACGATCATCAACCCGGCAACGGGCGAACTCGAGATCGAGGTTGCCCACGGTATCACCGCCGAGGCGAAACGCCGCGGCCGGTACAAACTGGGCGAGGGGATCACCGGCAAGGTCGTCGCCACCGGGGAACCGATTATCGTGCCCCAGATCGGCGAAGAACCGCTTTTTCTCAACCGGACCCGTACCCGCGGCGATGAGCGGAAAAAGAAAAGTTCGTTTCTTTGCGTTCCCATCCTCGCCTCGCAGCAATCCGTCGGCGCCCTGTCCATTGACCGGGAGTATAATGAGGGGTTTGGGGTACAGTCGGAAAACGATCTTCGGTTCCTCACCGTTGTCAGTGGCTTGATATCCGAGACGGTGCAGCGCATTCAGCGGGTCAATGAGGAAAAGGAGGCTTTGCGCCAGGAAAACTCCAAGCTGCGGCGGGAGCTCTCCGCGAAAAACCGCATCGAGGAGATCATCGGCAACTCCTCGCGGATGCAGGAAGTCTTCGACATGGTCCACCGGGTGGCGGATTCCAATGCCACGGTGCTGTTGCGCGGCGAGTCCGGCACCGGCAAGACCCTGGTGGCCAAGGCCCTGCATCACAACTCCAGCCGTGCCGATGGCCCGTTTGTGGTGGTCAACTGTTCTGCCCTTCCGGAAACGCTTCTGGAGAGCGAACTCTTCGGCCATGAGAAGGGGGCCTTCACCGGGGCCACCGAAGCCAAAAAGGGCCGTTTCGAGATGGCCGAGGGCGGCACCCTGTTCCTCGATGAAATTGGCGAAATCAGTCCTGCGGTGCAGGTCAAGCTGCTCAACGTCATTCAGGAACGCACCTTCCAGCGGTTGGGCTCGACCAAGACCATCAAGACGGATATTCGTCTGGTGGCTGCCACCAATCGGGATCTGGAAAAGGCGGTCAAGGAGATGGTCTTCCGCGAGGATCTCTATTACCGGCTCAACGTCTTTCCGGTCTACCTGCCCCCGTTGCGCGAGCGGCGTACAGACATCCTGCTTTTGGCCGAATATTTCCTTGAAAAATATTCCAAGGAAAATAACAAGGATATCAAACGGATCACCACTCCGGCGATCGATCTCCTGGTGCAGTACCACTGGCCGGGCAACGTCCGCGAACTGCAGAACTGCATGGAGCGGGCGGTGTTGATCTGCGACGGCAATGCGATCAAGTCCATTCACCTGCCGCCCTCGCTGCAGAGCGCGGAGTCCATCCACTCCAGCAAGCCTCTTTCTCTGGCCACAGCGGTTGAAAATTTCGAGCGGGAACTTATCATTGAAGCGCTGAAGAAAAACAACGGCAACCAGACCAAGGCGGCGAAAAGCCTGGAAACCAGTCTGCGGATCATCAACTACAAGATTCACAGCTACGGTATCGAACCCAAACACTTCAAGGTCAAGTAA
- a CDS encoding pimeloyl-ACP methyl esterase BioG family protein, translating into MEFTWLKKGGKRECLLFFAGWGMDPAPFLDIPLIESDLCMVDDYRQLAVVDLKPFAGYERLHLIGWSMGVWVAAHLLTEQRHCFASLTAIGGTLRPIDGKQGIPPENYQAMLADFGEDILQGFYENMFDEKPQLERFLAHRPQRSLEQLAEEMEAFQEAYERFGPGADIYTRKIITSRDRIFSGRNQMRAWGKGNGVVRQWPHFPFYGLDGWQDILPG; encoded by the coding sequence ATGGAGTTTACCTGGCTGAAAAAAGGCGGCAAGAGGGAGTGCCTCCTCTTCTTCGCGGGCTGGGGCATGGACCCCGCCCCCTTTCTCGATATTCCACTCATCGAGTCGGATCTGTGCATGGTCGACGATTATCGGCAGCTGGCAGTGGTGGACCTCAAGCCCTTTGCCGGCTACGAACGGTTGCACCTGATTGGCTGGTCCATGGGGGTTTGGGTTGCGGCGCATCTGTTGACGGAGCAGCGCCACTGTTTTGCTTCACTGACCGCGATTGGCGGCACCCTCAGACCCATTGACGGTAAACAGGGGATCCCCCCGGAAAATTATCAGGCTATGCTGGCGGATTTTGGGGAGGATATCTTGCAGGGATTCTATGAGAACATGTTTGACGAGAAGCCGCAGCTCGAGCGATTTCTTGCACACCGGCCGCAACGGAGCCTGGAACAACTTGCCGAGGAAATGGAGGCCTTTCAGGAGGCGTATGAACGGTTCGGTCCAGGGGCGGATATCTACACCCGGAAAATAATTACCAGCCGGGACCGCATCTTCTCCGGTCGCAATCAGATGCGTGCCTGGGGCAAGGGCAACGGCGTTGTCCGTCAGTGGCCGCATTTCCCTTTTTATGGTCTTGACGGGTGGCAGGATATCCTTCCCGGGTGA
- a CDS encoding 8-amino-7-oxononanoate synthase yields MSVLDSHLQEQLKEIKAQGMHRSLVPVSHLDQGMIDISGRKYLNLAGNDYLGLATNRDLLTDFFREQNDENILESYGLGSTASRLMTGNTLPYARLERQLRGLYQAEAVLVFNSGYHINIGILPALTGKGDLILADKLCHASLIDGMRLSRAKVVRYPHLEYQAIEQILAKDREKYRQVIIVTESIFSMDGDIADLAELVRIKDRYQAALYVDEAHGVGIRGDNGCGLAEEQGVHHRIEILTGTFGKAFGGQGSFVVGSGQLIDFLLNTARSQIFSTGLPPVSVHWLCFVLRQIPLMREQRIKVDQLSSRFRAALRDMGLRTDGSSNIVPVMVGDAARTVAAAERICEAGYWVKAVRPPTVPAGTSRLRLSLNAAMSWEQLAPLPAIIKEALG; encoded by the coding sequence ATGTCGGTACTCGATTCTCATCTGCAGGAACAACTCAAGGAAATCAAAGCCCAGGGAATGCACCGTTCCCTGGTGCCGGTCAGTCATCTCGATCAAGGGATGATCGACATCAGCGGTCGAAAATACCTCAACCTGGCCGGTAACGACTATTTGGGTTTGGCCACCAACCGTGATTTGCTGACCGATTTTTTTCGCGAGCAGAACGATGAAAATATCTTGGAAAGCTACGGGTTGGGCAGTACGGCCTCTCGCCTGATGACCGGCAATACCTTGCCCTATGCCCGGCTTGAACGGCAACTGCGCGGGCTCTATCAGGCCGAGGCGGTGCTGGTCTTCAACTCGGGCTATCATATCAATATCGGCATCCTGCCCGCCCTTACCGGCAAGGGTGATCTCATTTTGGCCGATAAACTCTGTCATGCCAGCCTGATCGACGGCATGCGTTTGTCGCGGGCCAAGGTGGTGCGTTACCCGCATCTGGAGTATCAGGCCATCGAACAGATTCTTGCAAAGGATCGGGAAAAATACCGTCAGGTGATCATTGTCACCGAGTCCATCTTTTCCATGGACGGCGACATCGCCGACCTGGCCGAACTGGTGCGGATAAAGGACCGGTATCAGGCCGCACTCTATGTGGATGAGGCCCATGGCGTGGGAATTCGCGGCGACAACGGCTGCGGCCTGGCCGAGGAGCAGGGAGTACACCACCGGATCGAAATCCTCACCGGAACCTTTGGCAAAGCCTTTGGCGGCCAGGGATCGTTTGTGGTCGGCTCGGGGCAGCTGATCGATTTCCTGCTCAACACCGCCCGCTCACAGATTTTCTCCACCGGATTGCCGCCGGTATCGGTACATTGGCTCTGTTTCGTCCTCAGACAGATTCCTTTGATGCGCGAGCAGCGGATCAAGGTCGATCAACTGTCCTCCCGTTTCCGCGCCGCCCTGCGCGACATGGGGCTGCGCACCGATGGCAGCAGCAACATTGTGCCGGTGATGGTGGGGGACGCGGCCCGAACCGTGGCTGCTGCCGAACGTATCTGCGAGGCCGGCTACTGGGTCAAGGCAGTCCGCCCGCCGACCGTGCCCGCAGGCACTTCACGACTGCGGCTTTCGCTCAATGCCGCCATGAGCTGGGAGCAACTGGCTCCGCTTCCGGCCATTATCAAGGAGGCGCTCGGCTAG
- a CDS encoding ArsC family (seleno)protein: MKAQAVLEQQQIPMEQIVDARKEVLAGEDAWQLLATASEILVAKGKKVVTFNPKTDAKDAILAAALGRTGNLRAPTLRIGDRLLVGFGETLYSTFTG, from the coding sequence ATCAAGGCACAGGCTGTGCTTGAGCAACAACAGATTCCCATGGAACAGATCGTCGATGCCCGCAAGGAAGTGCTCGCCGGAGAGGATGCCTGGCAACTGCTTGCAACGGCCAGCGAAATCCTGGTGGCCAAGGGCAAAAAAGTCGTCACCTTCAATCCCAAAACAGATGCCAAAGACGCCATTCTCGCGGCGGCACTTGGCAGAACCGGCAATCTGCGGGCTCCGACCCTTCGGATCGGCGACCGGTTGCTGGTCGGCTTTGGTGAAACACTGTACAGCACGTTTACAGGATAA
- the yciA gene encoding acyl-CoA thioester hydrolase YciA has translation MANENDTPQGELLLRTMPMPADTSFNGDIFGGWIMSQMDLAGSMLAKEVTRTRTATVAVESMKFIKPVRVGDVVCCYGRILRVGTTSVSIMLEVWVRPILHAGKDQFTTFKVTEAAITYVALGEDGKKQAIDKERLQGRYL, from the coding sequence ATGGCGAACGAAAACGACACACCACAGGGAGAGTTGCTGCTGCGAACCATGCCCATGCCTGCGGACACCAGCTTTAACGGCGATATCTTCGGCGGGTGGATCATGTCGCAGATGGATCTGGCCGGCTCCATGCTGGCCAAGGAGGTGACGCGAACCCGCACAGCCACCGTTGCGGTGGAATCGATGAAGTTCATCAAACCGGTGCGGGTCGGCGATGTGGTCTGCTGTTACGGCCGGATACTGCGGGTGGGCACGACCTCGGTCAGCATCATGCTCGAGGTGTGGGTCCGCCCGATCCTCCATGCCGGCAAGGATCAGTTCACCACCTTCAAGGTCACCGAGGCCGCCATTACCTATGTGGCGCTGGGCGAGGATGGCAAGAAGCAGGCAATCGACAAAGAACGGTTGCAGGGCCGATATCTCTAG
- a CDS encoding HDOD domain-containing protein, with translation MSAPLSLIDVINRFIESDSVVLPVFSSAAARIQQEIAKNEPNIQVIEKIITSDQALSTQVLKIANSAFYRGLKEVGTVRAAIMRLGVKEIEKVVLLATSKQHFASKDKMINLVMKKLWQHAVGCAYGAVWLSKRHTYGVEQSQAFFAGLFHDVGKLLVLEIVEQIKRRNKNLKITDALLLEAMDRLHPREGGKLLEQWNVPEYFTLIAREHHSVELDDKNILMLLVRMSNLVCHKLGIGLTNEPSLVLPATLEADLLNLSEIDLAELEIALEDTAILSN, from the coding sequence ATGAGTGCTCCCCTTTCCCTTATCGATGTCATTAACCGTTTTATTGAATCGGATTCGGTGGTTCTGCCGGTGTTTAGTTCGGCAGCCGCAAGAATCCAGCAGGAGATTGCGAAAAACGAGCCCAACATTCAGGTGATCGAGAAGATTATCACCTCGGATCAGGCGCTTTCCACCCAGGTGCTGAAGATCGCCAATTCGGCTTTTTATCGGGGGCTGAAAGAGGTTGGTACGGTCCGGGCGGCAATCATGCGGTTGGGGGTGAAGGAAATCGAGAAGGTGGTCCTGCTGGCCACCTCAAAGCAGCATTTTGCAAGCAAAGACAAGATGATCAACCTGGTGATGAAGAAGCTGTGGCAACATGCGGTGGGCTGTGCCTACGGCGCGGTTTGGCTCTCAAAGCGCCATACCTATGGGGTTGAACAGAGTCAGGCCTTTTTTGCGGGACTGTTTCACGATGTGGGCAAGCTCCTGGTGTTGGAGATTGTCGAGCAGATCAAACGGCGCAATAAAAATTTGAAAATCACCGATGCCCTCCTGCTCGAGGCCATGGACAGGCTGCATCCACGAGAGGGGGGGAAGCTGCTCGAGCAGTGGAACGTCCCAGAATATTTTACTCTTATCGCCCGTGAACACCATTCCGTGGAGTTGGATGACAAAAATATTCTCATGCTCCTGGTACGGATGTCGAATCTGGTTTGTCACAAGCTCGGCATCGGGCTGACCAATGAGCCATCCTTGGTCCTGCCAGCCACCCTTGAGGCGGATCTGCTCAATCTCTCCGAAATCGATCTGGCCGAGCTGGAAATCGCCCTGGAAGATACCGCCATCCTGTCGAACTAG